One part of the Solea solea chromosome 1, fSolSol10.1, whole genome shotgun sequence genome encodes these proteins:
- the cebpd gene encoding CCAAT/enhancer-binding protein delta — translation MCDIYNLDTHCASPQCNMSWAMEPANFYECTKLSSGPQHGGLCKPGSRNVGGAEESQTMVELNTAPAMYDDETAIDFSQYIESMTAVPNLELCNDELFLDLFNSVKQEKTDYYSMQSSSVLPGNMQQLTAAYAADRRADSELDKGAFCAPIKQEPDWSDSDMSSSLPSQIETCAQTSVSLPMGQPTPPTTPEPGSQVSSAKSSPRKMSSGGREKGKKSLDRYSMEYRQRRERNNIAVRKSRDKAKRRNVEMQQKLMELSSDNDKLHKTIEQLTRELTGLRDFFKQMPNSSFAALSSSVAIR, via the coding sequence ATGTGTGACATATACAACCTGGACACCCACTGCGCGTCTCCACAATGCAACATGAGTTGGGCGATGGAGCCTGCTAACTTCTACGAGTGCACCAAGCTGAGCAGCGGTCCGCAGCACGGCGGGCTCTGCAAGCCGGGCAGCAGGAACGTCGGAGGGGCTGAGGAGAGCCAGACCATGGTGGAGCTGAACACCGCCCCGGCCATGTACGACGACGAGACCGCCATCGACTTCAGTCAGTACATCGAGTCGATGACAGCCGTGCCCAACCTGGAGCTGTGCAACGACGAGCTCTTCCTCGACCTGTTCAACAGCGTGAAGCAGGAGAAGACGGATTACTACAGCATGCAGAGCTCGTCCGTGCTGCCCGGCAACATGCAGCAGCTGACAGCCGCGTACGCAGCGGACAGGAGAGCTGACAGCGAGCTGGACAAGGGCGCCTTCTGCGCGCCCATCAAGCAGGAGCCCGACTGGAGCGACAGTGACATGTCCTCGTCCTTGCCTTCCCAGATCGAGACCTGCGCGCAGACGTCTGTCAGCCTCCCCATGGGACAACCCACTCCCCCGACAACCCCGGAGCCTGGCTCCCAGGTCAGCTCGGCCAAATCCTCCCCGCGGAAGATGAGCAGCGGCGGCAGGGAGAAAGGCAAGAAGTCGCTGGACAGGTATAGCATGGAGTACCGACAGAGGCGAGAGAGGAATAACATTGCAGTGAGGAAAAGCAGGGACAAAGCCAAGAGGCGCAACGTGGAGATGCAGCAGAAGCTGATGGAACTGAGCTCCGACAACGACAAGCTCCACAAAACCATCGAGCAGCTCACCAGAGAACTCACCGGCCTTAGAGATTTCTTTAAGCAGATGCCCAACTCCTCATTCGCGGCTCTGTCCTCGAGTGTGGCGATCCGGTGA
- the mcm4 gene encoding DNA replication licensing factor MCM4, which yields MSSPMSTPGGRKRGRNTNPSTPSSEGPISPPSQKRRGQDSSTGDLMQMPTSPATDVLSPSAPQDTSLFSSPRPSVPPNEVDMSSPLMYGTPSSRVEGTPRSGVRGTPARQRPDLGSVRKAPQVDLQSEPPSAEGAAASEANAGQRLVIWGTDVNVGTCKEKFQRFLQRFIDPSSTEDENAGLDLNEPLYMQKLEEISVVGDPVLNVSCLHVQAFDAELYRQLISYPQEVIPTFDMAVNELFFERFPDSILEFQIQVRPYNALKTRNMRSLNPEDIDQLITISGMVIRTSQLIPEMQEAFFQCQVCAYSTRVEVDRGRIAEPAVCRHCNTTHSLALIHNRSLFSDKQMIKIQESPEDMPAGQTPHTTIVYGHNDLVDKVQPGDRINITGIYRAVPMRVNPRQSNVKSVYKTHIDAIHFRKTDEKRLHGLDEETEQKLFTEDRVQTLKELAAKPDVYERLSSALAPSIYEHEDIKKGILLQLFGGTRKDFSQTGRGHFRADVNILLCGDPGTSKSQLLQYVFNLVPRGQYTSGKGSSAVGLTAYVMKDPETRQLVLQTGALVLSDNGICCIDEFDKMSDSTRSVLHEVMEQQTLSIAKAGIICQLNARTAVLAAANPVESQWNPKKTTIENIQLPHTLLSRFDLIFLMLDPQDEAYDRRLAHHLVSLYYQSEEQMEEEFLDMAVLRDYIAYARTYINPRLSEEASQALIEAYVDMRKIGSGRGMVSAYPRQLESLIRLAEAHAKVRFSEKVETIDVEEAKRLHREALKQSATDPRTGFVDISILTTGMSATARKRKEDVAQALKKLIQAKGKTPAMKYQQLLDDLRGQSETAITKELFDEALRALADEDYLTVTGKTVRLLA from the exons ATGTCTTCTCCAATGTCGACTCCCGGTGGCCGCAAGCGCGGCAGAAACACTAACCCCTCCACAC CCAGCAGCGAGGGTCCCATCTCGCCTCCCTCTCAAAAGCGCAGAGGTCAGGACTCCTCTACCGGAGACCTAATGCAGATGCCCACGTCTCCTGCCACAGACGTCCTCAGTCCTTCAGCACCACAGGACACTTCTCTGTTCTCTAGCCCAAGACCATCAG TCCCACCCAATGAAGTGGACATGAGCTCCCCTCTGATGTATGGAACTCCCAGCTCCAGAGTGGAAGGGACTCCTCGCAGTGGAGTGCGCGGCACCCCAGCAAGACAGCGGCCTGATCTGGGATCAGTGCGGAAGGCTCCACAAGTCGATCTTCAGTCTGAGCCG ccgAGTGCCGAGGGAGCAGCTGCCAGTGAAGCAAACGCAGGCCAGAGGCTGGTGATCTGGGGAACTGATGTCAATGTCGGCACCTGCAAGGAGAAGTTTCAG AGGTTCCTGCAGAGGTTCATCGACCCATCCTCCACTGAAGACGAGAACGCTGGTCTGGATTTGAATGAGCCGCTGTACATGCAGAAGCTGGAAGAG ATCAGTGTTGTTGGTGATCCAGTGCTGAATGTGAGCTGCCTGCATGTGCAGGCTTTCGATGCAGAACTTTACAGGCAGCTCATCAGTTACCCACAG GAAGTCATCCCGACCTTCGACATGGCAGTCAACGAGCTTTTCTTTGAACGTTTCCCAGACTCAATCCTGGAATTCCAGATCCAAGTCCGCCCCTACAACGCCCTAAAAACCAGGAACATGAGGAGCTTGAACCCAGAAG ACATTGATCAGCTGATCACTATCAGTGGCATGGTGATCCGCACTTCTCAGCTCATCCCGGAGATGCAGGAGGCGTTCTTCCAGTGCCAGGTGTGCGCCTATAGCACACGTGTGGAGGTGGATCGTGGGCGCATCGCTGAGCCGGCTGTGTGTCGCCACTGCAACACCACCCACAGCCTGGCGCTCATTCACAATCGCTCCCTCTTTTCAGACAAGCAGATG ATCAAAATTCAGGAGTCTCCAGAAGACATGCCGGCTGGTCAGACACCTCACACAACTATTGTTTATGGTCATAATGACCTGGTTGACAAAGTGCAGCCAGGAGACAGAATAAACATCACCG GTATCTACAGAGCCGTCCCCATGCGCGTCAACCCGCGCCAGAGCAACGTCAAGTCCGTGTACAAGACGCACATAGACGCCATCCACTTCCGCAAGACGGACGAGAAGCGTCTCCACGGCCTGGACGAGGAGACCGAGCAGAAGCTCTTCACTGAAGACAGAGTGCAGACCCTGAAGGAGCTGGCGGCCAAGCCGGACGTCTACGAGCGCCTCTCCTCGGCCCTCGCACCGAGCATCTACGAACACGAGGACATCAAGAAG GGGATCTTGCTGCAGTTGTTCGGCGGCACCCGCAAGGACTTCAGTCAGACTGGCCGCGGCCACTTCCGTGCTGATGTGAACATCTTGCTCTGTGGAGACCCTGGCACCAGCAAGTCCCAGCTGCTGCAGTACGTGTTCAACCTGGTGCCCCGCGGCCAGTACACGTCGGGGAAGGGCTCCAGCGCCGTGGGTCTCACCGCCTATGTGATGAAGGACCCGGAGACCAGGCAGCTGGTCCTGCAGACTGGAGCTCTGGTGCTGAGCGACAACGGCATCTGCTGCATCGACGAGTTTGACAAGATGAGCGACAGCACGCGCTCGGTGCTGCACGAGGTTATGGAGCAGCAGACCCTCTCCATCGCTAAG GCCGGAATTATTTGTCAGCTGAACGCACGCACTGCAGTGTTGGCCGCCGCCAACCCCGTCGAGTCTCAGTGGAACCCGAAGAAGACGACCATTGAGAACATCCAGCTGCCTCACACACTGCTGTCCAG ATTCGATCTAATCTTCCTGATGCTGGATCCCCAAGATGAGGCTTACGACCGCAGGCTGGCCCACCACCTGGTGTCCCTGTACTACCAGAGTGAGgagcagatggaggaggagtTCCTTGACATGGCAGTGCTGAGGGACTACATTGCATATGCGCGAACATACATTAATCCAAGATTGAGTGAGGAAGCCAGCCAGGCCCTCATTGAG GCGTATGTGGACATGAGGAAGATAGGCAGTGGTAGAGGCATGGTGTCCGCCTACCCCAGACAGCTGGAGTCCCTGATCCGTCTGGCAGAGGCCCACGCCAAAGTGCGCTTCTCTGAGAAGGTGGAGACCATCGATGTCGAGGAGGCCAAGCGGCTCCACCGCGAGGCCCTCAAACAGTCTGCAACAGACCCCAGGACAGGATTTGTTGACATCTCAATTCTCACAACAG GTATGAGCGCTACTGCCCGCAAGCGTAAAGAGGACGTTGCCCAAGCCTTGAAGAAACTGATCCAGGCCAAGGGAAAGACGCCTGCTATGAAGTACCAGCAGCTCCTCGATGATCTCAGAGGACAGTCTGAAACT GCAATCACTAAGGAGCTGTTTGATGAGGCTCTCCGAGCCTTAGCTGACGAGGATTACTTGACAGTTACTGGAAAGACTGTTCGTCTCCTTGCCTAA